From Pseudoalteromonas sp. DL-6, one genomic window encodes:
- a CDS encoding DUF3488 and transglutaminase-like domain-containing protein yields the protein MNKIKNQRVINFSLSFIYLGLVSFFIEHLPLPFIIMLGMLCGWNIYLTLKYKQKPNAWLANGLAAIALIIMLSSIGFKDTVVLFVAMLLLSCVFKLLQAKTKQHYQLIITLTFFSLSAVYLFSQTIFTTLIISTLYVLNFAVLGLLESSHSLKLSSKQSAKIMLLAFPLAVVLLLFLPKLPAFWQLPGPKMAQTGLSEQVEPFDIAKLSNSDELVFRAKFDDNSPSTPYYWRAIVHDEFDGKAWKTSSFLKQAMMLPSQNSSNGNTTQYSIIAEPAMADWLYGIGYANSDNENVISNSVGLLRKKQYKSKVLQYSVSTEPLSSKKLNNIEQRFYKTLTVSNNQKSYQLAQQLKNSSANADELFNKLLDYFSQNNFSYTLTPTPMRGDDTLDQFMFNNKRGFCGHYASAAAFIFRSAGVPARVVSGYLGGEYNQSNDYITVRQYDAHAWVEVYTNAGWRIFDATAVVAPERLNGSLSQSAALNDEFKNNINFGLVSLSNYAAINWLRLELENLDYQWSSWVLGFDKNKQQDLLASLFGNTYIWLVPLGVIIVLILSFSAYFIYINRPKVTTKQPPLVNEYYQLLKWANKQAINYPENAPPVQTLLHISQHAPYAEQQITAFCHLFEQVRYARQPFTKERKNQAKDLIKLIKSIKQRNL from the coding sequence ATGAATAAGATCAAAAATCAACGCGTTATAAATTTTTCTCTGTCATTTATTTACTTAGGGTTAGTGAGCTTTTTTATAGAGCACTTGCCCCTGCCCTTTATTATTATGCTTGGCATGTTATGTGGCTGGAATATTTATTTAACCCTTAAATACAAACAAAAGCCCAACGCGTGGCTCGCAAACGGACTCGCTGCAATAGCATTAATTATTATGCTTAGCAGTATTGGCTTTAAAGATACCGTGGTGTTGTTTGTTGCTATGCTTTTGCTGTCATGCGTTTTTAAATTACTACAGGCAAAAACAAAGCAGCATTATCAATTAATCATCACCCTCACATTCTTTTCACTTTCAGCAGTGTATTTGTTTAGCCAAACTATTTTTACTACTTTAATTATTAGCACACTGTATGTTTTAAACTTTGCGGTACTCGGTTTGCTCGAATCGAGTCATAGTTTAAAACTGTCATCGAAACAAAGCGCTAAAATAATGCTGCTGGCTTTTCCTTTGGCTGTTGTGCTCTTATTATTTTTACCAAAACTCCCTGCATTTTGGCAATTACCTGGGCCAAAAATGGCGCAAACAGGCCTATCTGAACAAGTAGAACCATTTGATATAGCTAAATTATCAAACTCTGATGAATTGGTTTTTAGAGCTAAGTTTGATGATAACTCACCCTCTACCCCTTATTACTGGCGCGCTATTGTACATGATGAATTTGACGGTAAAGCTTGGAAAACATCTTCGTTTTTAAAACAAGCAATGATGTTGCCAAGCCAAAATAGCAGCAATGGAAATACCACTCAATACTCAATAATTGCTGAGCCAGCAATGGCTGATTGGTTATATGGGATTGGCTATGCCAACAGTGACAATGAAAATGTAATTTCCAATTCAGTGGGTTTACTGCGTAAAAAACAATATAAATCGAAAGTGTTGCAATATTCTGTTAGCACTGAACCATTATCTAGTAAAAAACTTAACAACATAGAGCAGCGTTTTTATAAAACGCTTACGGTGAGTAATAACCAAAAAAGTTATCAACTGGCGCAACAATTAAAAAACAGTAGTGCTAACGCCGATGAGCTTTTTAATAAACTGCTAGATTATTTTTCGCAAAATAACTTCAGTTATACTCTTACACCAACACCTATGCGCGGCGATGATACGCTTGATCAATTTATGTTTAACAATAAGCGTGGCTTTTGTGGTCATTATGCCAGTGCAGCGGCCTTTATTTTTAGAAGTGCAGGCGTACCAGCGCGGGTAGTCAGCGGATATTTAGGCGGCGAGTACAATCAAAGCAATGACTATATTACCGTTCGTCAATACGATGCGCATGCTTGGGTTGAGGTTTATACTAATGCAGGCTGGAGAATATTTGATGCTACAGCGGTTGTAGCCCCCGAACGATTAAATGGCTCTTTATCGCAAAGTGCAGCATTAAATGACGAATTTAAAAATAATATTAATTTTGGTTTAGTTAGCTTAAGTAATTATGCTGCCATAAACTGGCTTCGCCTTGAATTAGAAAATCTAGATTACCAATGGTCTAGTTGGGTGCTGGGGTTTGATAAAAACAAACAACAAGATTTATTAGCGTCCCTATTTGGTAACACTTATATTTGGTTAGTACCGCTAGGGGTTATTATTGTTTTAATTTTAAGTTTTAGTGCTTACTTTATTTATATAAACCGTCCCAAAGTTACCACCAAACAACCTCCCCTTGTAAACGAGTACTATCAACTACTAAAATGGGCTAATAAGCAGGCTATAAACTACCCTGAAAATGCCCCGCCAGTTCAAACTTTACTGCACATTAGTCAACATGCCCCCTATGCAGAGCAACAAATAACCGCCTTTTGTCACTTATTTGAGCAAGTGCGCTATGCAAGGCAACCATTTACCAAAGAACGTAAAAATCAGGCTAAAGATCTGATAAAATTAATTAAATCTATAAAACAGAGAAATCTATGA
- a CDS encoding DUF58 domain-containing protein, with protein sequence MFVIIIFALLLGYSNAKGLTVSFKYAIESYAPQPPQLVWLIKANDTCQSITLSYPNNFEHTCYIANVKTDAIQCQLSLPYLNRGRYSLKPIKIASNYPFGLVSVWSYIQPSHAVYVYPSIIKTLNQQLSQMTANDDEGAEKHQGDDEFESLITHLPEMGLQRISWKHYAKTQQLLVKQFSDFKSAETQFDFNLMTGDTEQRLGQLCYLVCQAFESDIKYSLKLPNKVIENGSGKFHQQRCLQALSSVGTDYE encoded by the coding sequence ATGTTTGTGATTATTATTTTTGCCTTGTTGTTAGGTTATAGCAACGCAAAAGGATTAACTGTTAGCTTTAAATATGCCATTGAGAGTTATGCACCTCAGCCACCCCAATTAGTGTGGCTAATAAAAGCAAACGACACATGTCAGTCAATTACTTTAAGTTATCCAAATAATTTTGAACACACCTGCTATATAGCTAATGTTAAAACCGACGCTATACAATGCCAGTTATCATTGCCTTATTTAAATCGCGGTCGCTATTCATTAAAACCAATAAAAATTGCCAGCAATTATCCATTTGGTTTGGTTAGTGTGTGGAGTTATATTCAACCTAGTCATGCAGTTTATGTTTATCCGTCAATTATTAAAACGCTTAATCAACAATTAAGCCAAATGACTGCTAATGATGATGAAGGAGCTGAAAAACACCAAGGCGATGACGAGTTTGAAAGTTTAATTACTCATTTGCCAGAAATGGGGTTGCAGCGAATTTCGTGGAAACACTACGCAAAAACTCAGCAATTATTAGTAAAGCAATTTAGTGATTTTAAATCTGCCGAGACACAATTTGACTTTAATTTAATGACTGGCGATACCGAGCAACGCTTAGGGCAGTTGTGTTATCTAGTATGCCAAGCGTTTGAAAGCGACATTAAATACTCGTTGAAATTGCCCAATAAGGTCATAGAAAATGGCTCCGGAAAGTTTCATCAGCAACGCTGTTTGCAAGCCTTAAGTAGTGTAGGCACTGATTATGAATAA
- a CDS encoding MoxR family ATPase gives MQHIVTTIIDDLSTVIFGKQQQIKLALACLFSEGHLLIEDLPGMGKTTLSHALAAVLGLSYQRIQFTSDLLPADIIGTNIFNNKEHSFSFHKGPIFSQVVLADEINRAGPKTQSSLLEAMEEQQVTVDGEKYLLPTPFFVIATQNPLYQAGTYPLPESQLDRFLMRISLGFPPKNAEKRLLLNNQKRDYSQLPQRINQQQLKQIQESIANITLSAPVVDYIIELVTYTREAQSLSASLSPRASMALAKSAKAWAYIEGRDFVLPEDVQAVFSSVCQHRLGLHSEAGNNQIADILKHVLVPV, from the coding sequence ATGCAGCACATTGTTACCACCATTATTGATGACCTATCTACGGTTATATTTGGCAAACAACAACAAATAAAATTAGCATTAGCCTGTTTGTTTAGTGAAGGCCATTTACTAATTGAAGACTTACCTGGCATGGGTAAAACCACTTTATCGCATGCATTGGCTGCCGTTTTGGGGTTGTCTTATCAGCGTATACAATTTACCAGCGATTTATTACCGGCTGATATTATTGGTACCAATATTTTTAATAATAAAGAACACAGTTTTTCATTTCATAAAGGCCCGATTTTTAGTCAAGTTGTACTTGCTGATGAGATAAATCGTGCGGGTCCTAAAACCCAAAGTTCGTTATTAGAAGCCATGGAAGAACAACAAGTGACTGTAGATGGAGAAAAGTACCTGCTCCCTACTCCGTTTTTTGTTATTGCTACGCAAAACCCTTTATATCAAGCAGGAACTTATCCGCTGCCAGAATCGCAATTAGATCGTTTTTTAATGCGCATAAGCTTAGGTTTTCCACCTAAAAACGCTGAAAAAAGATTACTATTAAACAATCAAAAGCGCGATTACTCCCAATTACCACAACGAATTAACCAACAACAACTTAAACAAATACAAGAATCTATAGCTAATATTACGCTAAGCGCTCCGGTTGTTGATTATATTATTGAATTAGTGACTTACACTCGTGAGGCACAATCGTTATCGGCTTCGCTTTCACCAAGAGCAAGTATGGCGTTGGCAAAATCAGCAAAAGCATGGGCCTATATTGAAGGTCGAGATTTTGTACTACCTGAAGATGTACAAGCGGTATTTTCAAGTGTGTGCCAGCATAGATTAGGTTTGCACAGTGAAGCGGGCAACAACCAAATTGCAGACATTTTAAAACATGTTTTAGTGCCCGTTTAA
- a CDS encoding response regulator: MEFVRPLEPILIIDDVKQIRADLSQVLAGLGFDDIIECDNFNCAKPLLIEKSPNVIFLDVDLPDSESVEILESINNEHPHAHVVMCSGHNSFETVQNTWELGAKEFIAKPFNAQKVDAVMKRLELID, encoded by the coding sequence ATGGAATTTGTACGCCCACTCGAACCTATTTTAATCATTGATGATGTTAAACAGATCCGTGCTGATTTAAGCCAAGTTTTAGCTGGCTTGGGTTTCGACGACATAATTGAATGCGATAATTTTAATTGTGCTAAACCCTTACTTATTGAAAAGTCGCCTAACGTTATTTTTTTAGATGTTGATTTGCCTGATTCTGAAAGCGTTGAAATTTTAGAGTCAATTAACAACGAGCATCCACATGCCCATGTGGTTATGTGTTCTGGCCACAACAGCTTTGAAACCGTACAAAACACTTGGGAGCTTGGTGCAAAAGAATTTATAGCCAAACCTTTCAACGCACAAAAAGTTGATGCCGTAATGAAACGTTTAGAACTTATAGATTAA
- a CDS encoding DUF1090 domain-containing protein: MKYLRGIAISLLLVSSASVLAQNNCMNLNGCEKKACEVNQELLIAKQQGNDHKVAGLDKALKSINSHCSHEGLITELQQKIDKTSIEIEEYKADINKAKQQGKFDKIEKYQQKLNEKTKQLQQLTNELNSLNKANSA, encoded by the coding sequence ATGAAATATTTAAGAGGTATAGCAATAAGCCTGTTATTAGTAAGCTCAGCAAGCGTGTTAGCTCAAAACAATTGTATGAATTTAAACGGCTGTGAAAAGAAAGCCTGTGAAGTTAACCAAGAATTATTAATTGCAAAACAACAAGGTAATGATCACAAAGTCGCGGGCCTTGATAAAGCACTAAAGAGTATAAATTCACATTGTAGCCACGAAGGATTAATTACAGAGTTACAACAAAAAATAGATAAGACCAGTATCGAAATTGAAGAATATAAAGCTGATATAAATAAAGCTAAGCAACAAGGCAAGTTCGATAAAATTGAAAAGTATCAGCAAAAGCTAAATGAAAAAACTAAGCAGTTACAACAATTAACTAATGAGCTTAATAGTTTAAACAAAGCAAATAGCGCGTAG
- a CDS encoding ATP-dependent 6-phosphofructokinase: MQPIQHIAVLTSGGDAPGMNTALFAIVKTAQQQGIKVSGVRKGFEGLIDNDLIPLDYKSLQQSMHLGGTVLKTARSERFRTETGRQQALAAIEHNNVDALIVIGGDGSFRGCLWLSHITNIPYIGIPGTIDNDIAGTDYTLGFDTAVNTSMQCIDNIRDTAESHNRVFIIEVMGRDSGYIGTYAGLTSGADSILIPENDKDIDDLLNKIRDYHSEHAFIVVVSEGDEIGVEHVCEKIAAVNSNIDLRVTKLGHLQRGGNPSAADRMLAIRLGVQSVKALCAGETAIMVGILNNAVANTPMQDVVKQHVISDELQGLLSVFCR; encoded by the coding sequence ATGCAGCCAATTCAACATATTGCCGTGCTAACCTCTGGTGGGGATGCTCCGGGAATGAACACCGCATTATTTGCCATAGTAAAAACCGCTCAACAACAAGGGATCAAAGTATCAGGGGTTCGCAAAGGATTTGAGGGTCTTATTGATAATGACTTAATTCCCTTGGACTATAAAAGTTTGCAACAAAGTATGCACTTGGGTGGGACTGTGTTAAAAACTGCACGCAGTGAAAGATTTAGAACAGAGACAGGTAGGCAGCAAGCTTTAGCTGCAATTGAACATAATAATGTTGATGCCTTAATTGTCATAGGTGGCGATGGCTCTTTTAGAGGATGTTTATGGTTATCGCACATTACCAACATCCCTTATATAGGTATTCCTGGCACTATTGATAATGATATTGCAGGCACAGACTACACCTTAGGGTTCGATACAGCAGTAAACACATCAATGCAATGCATTGATAATATTAGAGATACAGCTGAATCCCATAATAGGGTGTTTATTATTGAAGTAATGGGGCGTGATTCTGGCTATATTGGTACTTATGCAGGGCTAACTTCTGGTGCCGACTCAATATTAATTCCTGAAAATGATAAAGACATTGATGATTTATTGAATAAAATTAGAGATTATCACAGTGAACACGCATTTATCGTGGTAGTGTCTGAAGGCGACGAAATTGGTGTTGAGCATGTGTGTGAAAAAATAGCTGCTGTAAATTCAAATATAGATTTACGTGTAACTAAACTAGGGCACTTACAACGCGGTGGTAATCCATCGGCTGCTGATCGTATGTTAGCAATAAGATTGGGTGTACAAAGTGTAAAAGCATTATGTGCTGGGGAAACCGCTATAATGGTTGGTATATTAAATAACGCAGTCGCTAATACACCTATGCAAGATGTTGTTAAACAACACGTTATTAGTGACGAGCTACAAGGGCTGTTATCTGTATTTTGTAGATAG
- a CDS encoding tRNA-(ms[2]io[6]A)-hydroxylase: MFELKYHTPFEWTEVVLADFETFLQDHAAAEKKASGMAMSMLSHYPDKRKLVKAMTDLALEELIHFKQVLKLLIERDTNLGDDKKDPYIKQIRAHFRHGRDGFLMDRLLVGGVIEARGHERFSLVAEALPEGKEKDFYVAIAKSEEKHKNLFVELAYEYFDKQEVDERLDELLTIEAEICKNIPFTAALH; the protein is encoded by the coding sequence ATGTTTGAATTAAAATACCACACGCCATTTGAATGGACCGAAGTTGTTTTAGCTGACTTTGAAACTTTTTTACAAGACCACGCAGCTGCTGAAAAAAAAGCATCGGGCATGGCCATGTCTATGCTTTCACATTATCCAGATAAGCGTAAGTTAGTTAAAGCCATGACTGACTTAGCACTAGAAGAGTTAATTCATTTTAAACAAGTACTTAAACTATTAATTGAACGCGATACTAATTTGGGTGATGATAAAAAAGATCCTTACATTAAACAAATTCGTGCACACTTTAGGCATGGTCGTGATGGTTTTTTAATGGACAGACTATTAGTAGGTGGGGTAATTGAGGCGAGGGGACATGAACGTTTTTCTTTAGTTGCCGAGGCACTACCTGAAGGAAAAGAAAAAGATTTTTATGTCGCAATTGCTAAATCAGAAGAAAAACATAAAAATTTATTTGTAGAGCTTGCCTACGAATACTTTGATAAGCAAGAAGTTGACGAACGCTTAGACGAGTTACTAACAATAGAAGCCGAAATTTGTAAAAACATTCCTTTTACAGCGGCTCTTCATTAA
- a CDS encoding sulfotransferase: protein MTQKIFIIGLPRTGTTSVCNAFLQFGIPTAHTAYTTACFDNALAIADTPVFNDFQALDKFYPGAKFIYLERDLAAWLPSIRQLLQRMHTNLTRADGGFNIHLKRCYLNTFKDFSLENINNDKYLTDCYKKHINNAKAYFSNRENDFLAIDIAKPNSFSQLCDFLNISSELAGFEKMNMGGKVTAWNDIKHPLKIESTAKGRIDKFLPYESQI, encoded by the coding sequence ATGACACAAAAAATATTTATTATAGGTTTACCGCGAACCGGGACCACCAGTGTATGCAATGCATTTTTACAATTTGGTATACCAACCGCTCATACTGCATATACCACCGCTTGTTTTGATAATGCGCTGGCTATAGCAGATACGCCTGTATTTAACGATTTTCAAGCATTAGATAAATTCTATCCAGGCGCAAAATTTATATATTTAGAGCGAGATCTTGCTGCTTGGTTACCTTCTATCCGTCAGCTTTTACAGCGAATGCACACTAATTTAACCCGGGCAGATGGTGGCTTTAATATTCATTTAAAACGCTGTTATTTGAATACGTTTAAAGATTTTTCACTAGAAAACATAAATAACGATAAATATTTAACTGACTGTTATAAAAAGCATATTAATAATGCTAAGGCTTATTTCAGTAATCGAGAAAATGATTTTTTAGCGATAGATATAGCTAAACCTAACAGTTTTAGTCAGCTTTGTGATTTTTTAAATATAAGCTCTGAATTAGCCGGATTTGAAAAAATGAATATGGGCGGTAAAGTCACCGCGTGGAATGATATAAAGCATCCATTAAAAATTGAGTCGACCGCGAAAGGGCGGATAGATAAATTTTTACCTTATGAGAGCCAAATTTAA
- a CDS encoding MAPEG family protein, protein MIISSYAALLALYYIYLSINVVKIRKAEGISLGNGSHPALERATRAHGNFIEYVPISLILLFLLEYQGLASHYVHALGGLLFISRALHGSAISTNNLKARALSMVMTFAILFVSSLILLLSR, encoded by the coding sequence GTGATCATATCAAGTTATGCCGCTTTACTGGCACTATATTATATTTACTTGAGTATTAATGTTGTAAAAATACGCAAGGCTGAAGGCATTTCACTTGGTAATGGGAGTCATCCGGCACTTGAGCGTGCAACTCGGGCTCACGGTAACTTTATTGAGTACGTGCCAATTAGCCTAATTTTACTGTTCTTATTAGAGTATCAAGGGTTAGCGAGTCACTATGTGCATGCACTCGGTGGTTTGTTATTTATTAGCCGTGCGCTTCATGGCTCTGCTATTAGTACTAACAATTTGAAAGCACGCGCATTAAGTATGGTGATGACTTTCGCTATTCTTTTTGTAAGTTCCTTAATTTTATTGTTAAGTCGATAG
- a CDS encoding DUF2254 domain-containing protein, which translates to MYLRTRITNIYREIINSIGFYPSLLSVAFLFFAVLTMSVEYLAPIEQFKTLISFILVDSAENARTILSTLAGSIISLTVFSFSMVMVVLNAASASLSPRVVPGLITRKSHQMVLGFYLGSIIYSIIMLININKLDNGDTAIPSLGVLFALVFGLISLGLFVFFIHSISKAIQVDNVLNGLFRQTKKEIQDIINMQNENPVDNFPEFSNWHSINSTTEGYYKGVHTNKLCALLADENIELFITVKQGYFTVKGYPFLKCNKDISENEALIEKILDCFIFYIEEYISDHYRYGLTQISEIAVKAMSPGINDPGTAVKSIDMLSILLIDRLKINAINYACNQSEASPLLYFHETSFDELLHDNFTPLRNYAKGDAYVMTNVIEAFKNILFIANEDVDARNSVFNYLNAIVDDINQHIVNEYDRQEISNMLYAIVRISESQGKQLVARFERHPKTTFSL; encoded by the coding sequence GTGTATTTAAGAACGAGAATAACCAATATCTATCGGGAAATAATTAACAGTATTGGATTTTACCCCTCACTCTTGTCGGTGGCATTTTTATTTTTTGCTGTGCTGACTATGTCAGTCGAGTACTTAGCCCCCATAGAACAATTTAAAACATTAATTTCTTTTATATTAGTTGATAGTGCAGAAAACGCACGCACCATTTTAAGTACTCTTGCAGGCAGTATTATTTCGTTAACCGTCTTTAGCTTTTCTATGGTGATGGTGGTATTAAATGCAGCTAGTGCAAGTTTATCACCGAGAGTTGTTCCAGGGTTGATCACACGCAAGTCACATCAAATGGTATTAGGGTTTTATTTGGGTAGTATTATTTATTCAATTATCATGTTGATTAACATAAACAAACTTGATAATGGTGATACCGCTATTCCGTCTCTTGGCGTGTTGTTTGCGCTTGTTTTTGGGTTAATCTCTTTAGGGTTATTTGTATTTTTTATTCACTCTATTTCAAAAGCAATTCAAGTTGATAACGTATTAAATGGGTTGTTTAGGCAAACCAAAAAAGAAATTCAAGACATTATCAATATGCAAAATGAAAACCCCGTTGATAACTTTCCCGAGTTTTCAAACTGGCATTCAATAAATAGTACGACCGAGGGTTACTACAAAGGGGTTCACACTAATAAATTGTGTGCCCTGCTAGCAGATGAAAACATTGAGCTGTTTATTACGGTTAAGCAAGGTTACTTTACAGTTAAAGGTTACCCGTTTTTAAAATGTAATAAGGATATTTCTGAGAACGAAGCGTTAATTGAGAAAATCCTAGACTGTTTTATATTTTATATAGAAGAATACATTAGTGACCATTACCGCTACGGTTTAACGCAAATTTCTGAAATTGCGGTAAAAGCAATGAGTCCAGGAATTAACGATCCGGGTACTGCGGTTAAATCAATTGATATGCTCAGTATATTATTAATTGATCGACTGAAAATTAATGCAATTAACTATGCGTGTAATCAATCTGAAGCGTCGCCATTACTATATTTTCACGAAACCAGTTTTGATGAACTACTGCATGATAACTTCACCCCTTTACGCAATTATGCAAAAGGCGATGCCTATGTAATGACTAACGTTATTGAAGCATTTAAAAATATTTTATTTATTGCTAATGAGGATGTGGATGCACGCAACAGTGTGTTTAATTATTTAAATGCCATTGTTGATGATATTAATCAGCATATAGTTAACGAATATGATCGCCAAGAAATTAGTAATATGCTGTATGCCATTGTGCGCATTAGTGAATCACAGGGAAAGCAGTTGGTGGCACGTTTTGAGCGCCACCCTAAAACAACATTTAGTCTATAA